One genomic window of Haemophilus haemolyticus includes the following:
- a CDS encoding tetratricopeptide repeat protein translates to MRFTKTLLTTVLFGASVFSFQSTAWAIEQSQMIQVEQLYKQKDFKAMLAILQPLAEQGDAIAQVLLGNEYENGLGVKQDYFEAVKWYRQAAEQGDAAAQLKLGAMYEDGRGVKQDDVEAVKWYRQAAEQGLALAQLQLGLVYNKGLGVKQDDVEAVRWYRQAAELGDAQAQFMLGFSYLLGKGIQVNKSLAKEWFGKACNNGEQRGCEYYGKLNRGKM, encoded by the coding sequence ATGCGATTCACAAAAACACTTCTTACCACCGTACTTTTCGGTGCTTCTGTATTTTCTTTTCAATCTACAGCTTGGGCAATAGAACAAAGCCAAATGATTCAAGTTGAGCAGCTATATAAGCAAAAAGACTTCAAAGCGATGTTGGCAATTCTTCAACCCTTGGCTGAGCAAGGTGATGCGATCGCCCAAGTTCTTTTGGGAAATGAGTATGAAAATGGACTTGGCGTCAAACAAGATTATTTTGAAGCGGTGAAGTGGTATCGCCAAGCGGCGGAGCAGGGAGATGCGGCTGCTCAATTGAAATTGGGCGCGATGTATGAAGATGGACGTGGCGTCAAACAAGATGATGTTGAAGCGGTGAAGTGGTATCGTCAAGCGGCGGAGCAAGGACTTGCACTGGCTCAATTGCAATTGGGCTTGGTGTATAATAAGGGACTCGGCGTAAAACAAGATGATGTTGAAGCGGTGAGGTGGTATCGCCAAGCGGCGGAGCTGGGAGATGCACAGGCTCAATTTATGTTGGGATTCTCATATCTTTTAGGAAAAGGTATTCAAGTAAATAAATCTTTAGCTAAAGAATGGTTTGGTAAGGCTTGCAATAATGGTGAACAACGGGGTTGTGAATATTATGGCAAGTTAAATAGAGGAAAGATGTAA
- a CDS encoding tetratricopeptide repeat protein has product MKKKLTLAVLLLAVIGGGAVYFTQYYPEQAEIRKLERLLEREQHYNDQKARNELSQFPAERLRVLAEKGYPAAQFQLAKIYESNDQEEFAKKWYEKAAAQNYAEAYLQLAVLDEQRKDEYREKAIQLGSYRAKWVQASILAAKGDKLSAMMLFTQNAEAGFPVSQANLGSAYFYGDAVQQDWQKAFYWYSEAYKNIKINNTSDFLYTVFGGRGIDIYQNLATLYLLGLGTPKNEKMVEELLDRCKGKLTCKDKKITDITDLKLNILSRDDLPKQPDLQEKIEAIKEELVLSKDPKVLIKLGELEKDKSKAKKYFGDACDLRSQEGCDKYRELNQKEETNK; this is encoded by the coding sequence ATGAAGAAAAAATTAACCTTAGCTGTTTTATTATTGGCGGTGATTGGTGGCGGAGCGGTGTATTTTACCCAATATTACCCAGAACAGGCAGAAATTCGGAAGTTAGAACGTTTATTAGAGCGTGAACAGCATTATAACGATCAAAAAGCTCGTAATGAATTAAGCCAATTCCCTGCTGAGCGTTTGCGTGTGTTAGCAGAAAAAGGTTATCCAGCTGCACAATTTCAGTTAGCTAAAATCTATGAAAGTAATGATCAAGAAGAATTTGCTAAAAAATGGTATGAGAAAGCGGCAGCACAAAATTATGCGGAAGCTTATCTTCAATTAGCTGTTTTAGATGAGCAAAGAAAAGATGAATATCGTGAAAAAGCTATTCAATTAGGAAGTTATCGTGCGAAATGGGTCCAGGCATCCATCTTGGCTGCTAAAGGAGATAAGTTAAGTGCAATGATGTTATTTACCCAAAATGCTGAAGCAGGATTTCCAGTCTCTCAAGCAAATTTGGGAAGTGCTTATTTTTATGGTGATGCTGTGCAACAAGATTGGCAGAAAGCATTTTATTGGTATAGTGAAGCTTACAAAAATATCAAAATAAATAATACATCGGATTTTCTATATACAGTATTTGGAGGTAGAGGGATTGATATTTACCAAAATTTAGCTACGCTTTATTTATTAGGTTTGGGTACGCCAAAGAATGAAAAAATGGTTGAAGAATTGTTGGATAGATGTAAGGGAAAATTGACTTGCAAAGATAAAAAAATTACGGATATTACCGATTTAAAATTGAATATTCTTAGTCGTGATGATTTGCCAAAACAGCCCGATCTTCAAGAAAAAATCGAAGCGATTAAAGAAGAGTTGGTGTTAAGTAAAGATCCGAAAGTGTTAATTAAGCTAGGTGAGTTGGAAAAAGATAAATCCAAAGCCAAAAAATACTTTGGCGATGCTTGCGATTTACGCAGTCAAGAAGGGTGTGATAAATACAGAGAACTCAATCAAAAAGAAGAAACTAATAAATAG
- the prfA gene encoding peptide chain release factor 1, translated as MKDSIIAKLESLKERYEELEALLGDVSVISDQDKFRAYSKEYSQLEEVVKCFNRWTQLNQNIEEAEILLDDPEMKEMAQMEIEESKAEIEEVEQQLQILLLPKDPNDEYNCYLEIRAGTGGDEAGIFAGDLFRMYSRYAESKRWRVEMLSANESEQGGYKEVIVKVTGEGVYGQLKFESGGHRVQRVPKTESQGRIHTSACTVAVMPELPESEMPEINPADLRIDTYRSSGAGGQHVNTTDSAVRITHIPTGIVVECQDERSQHKNKAKAMSVLASRIVQAEQERQAAEQTDMRRNLLGSGDRSDKIRTYNYPQGRVTDHRINLTIYRLDEVMNGKIDELIQPIITEYQADQLAALSEQN; from the coding sequence ATGAAAGATTCCATTATTGCAAAATTAGAAAGTTTAAAAGAACGTTATGAAGAGCTAGAAGCCTTATTGGGCGATGTTTCTGTAATTAGTGATCAGGATAAATTCCGTGCGTATTCTAAAGAATATTCGCAACTTGAAGAAGTGGTGAAATGTTTTAATCGTTGGACGCAATTAAATCAAAATATTGAAGAAGCAGAAATATTGCTCGACGATCCTGAAATGAAAGAAATGGCGCAAATGGAAATCGAAGAATCCAAAGCGGAAATTGAAGAAGTGGAACAACAACTTCAAATTCTTTTACTGCCGAAAGATCCTAATGATGAATATAACTGCTATTTAGAAATCCGTGCGGGAACAGGCGGTGATGAAGCGGGTATTTTTGCGGGTGATTTATTCCGTATGTATAGCCGTTATGCAGAAAGTAAACGCTGGCGTGTAGAAATGCTAAGTGCTAACGAAAGTGAGCAAGGCGGTTATAAAGAGGTGATTGTTAAAGTCACTGGCGAAGGTGTGTATGGTCAGTTAAAGTTTGAGTCTGGCGGTCATCGTGTGCAACGTGTACCAAAAACAGAATCACAAGGGCGTATCCACACGTCTGCTTGTACTGTTGCGGTAATGCCAGAATTGCCAGAGTCTGAAATGCCAGAAATTAATCCTGCAGATTTACGTATTGATACTTATCGCTCATCAGGCGCTGGTGGTCAGCACGTAAATACAACGGATTCTGCGGTGCGTATTACACATATTCCAACAGGTATTGTGGTGGAATGTCAGGATGAGCGTTCACAGCATAAAAATAAAGCGAAAGCAATGTCGGTATTAGCGTCACGTATTGTTCAAGCAGAGCAAGAACGCCAAGCCGCAGAACAAACAGATATGCGCCGTAACTTATTAGGTTCGGGCGATCGTTCTGATAAAATTCGTACATATAATTATCCGCAAGGTCGAGTTACAGATCACCGTATCAATCTCACTATTTATCGTTTGGATGAAGTGATGAATGGTAAAATTGATGAACTGATTCAGCCGATTATTACCGAATATCAAGCGGATCAGTTGGCGGCATTGTCTGAACAGAATTAA
- a CDS encoding RDD family protein → MIIENQKDAEFSSAFKPSQPAQASRFKRWLASMINGLVLWVMVGLGFALGDFAGVVGTIVYAGFQLYFMKTYGQTMAKRWLGLRVFNYHTNQPVEFGKYIGREIIDILLAWTSFLLIISGIVALVRDDRRSLTDLVAGTIVLKDEK, encoded by the coding sequence ATGATCATTGAAAATCAAAAAGATGCTGAATTTTCTTCTGCTTTCAAGCCTTCTCAACCCGCTCAAGCGAGCCGTTTTAAACGCTGGCTTGCGAGTATGATTAATGGGCTTGTTCTTTGGGTGATGGTTGGTCTCGGTTTTGCATTGGGGGATTTTGCCGGTGTAGTGGGGACGATTGTATATGCTGGTTTTCAGTTATATTTCATGAAAACTTATGGTCAAACTATGGCAAAACGCTGGTTAGGCTTGCGTGTATTTAATTATCATACCAATCAGCCTGTTGAATTTGGTAAATACATCGGCCGTGAGATTATTGATATTTTGTTAGCATGGACGAGTTTCTTATTGATTATTAGCGGTATTGTTGCACTTGTGCGCGATGATCGCCGTTCTTTAACGGATTTAGTGGCTGGCACAATTGTGTTAAAAGACGAAAAATAA
- the prmC gene encoding peptide chain release factor N(5)-glutamine methyltransferase, with protein sequence MNYKEWLAQAIADLAQKNPTENSKIDALVLLQHATDKSRTQILAFDDTEIDEKVRLKLTALLDRRLKGEPIAYILGEKEFWSLPLNVSKSTLIPRPDTEILVEKALQIALDKLQENPPHFRILDLGTGTGAIALALASELSSICQKRQISLEIIGVDLMPDVVALAQSNAERNKLNVQFLQSRWFENITGQFDLIVSNPPYIDEWDEHLRQGDVRFEPLSALVANDAGYADLRHIIESAPSYLNSNGALLLEHGWQQGEKVRSIFLENHWEMVETVRDYGDNERVTLGFWKK encoded by the coding sequence ATGAATTATAAAGAATGGCTGGCACAAGCGATTGCTGATTTGGCACAAAAAAATCCCACTGAAAATAGTAAAATTGATGCACTTGTGCTTCTTCAACACGCAACGGACAAATCGCGTACGCAAATCCTTGCTTTTGATGATACCGAGATTGATGAAAAAGTGCGGTTAAAATTGACCGCACTTTTAGATCGTCGTCTAAAAGGCGAACCTATCGCTTATATTCTTGGTGAAAAAGAATTTTGGTCGTTGCCATTAAATGTCTCAAAAAGCACTTTGATTCCAAGACCAGACACGGAAATTTTAGTGGAAAAGGCATTACAAATTGCTTTAGACAAATTACAAGAAAATCCACCGCACTTTCGTATTCTTGATCTCGGTACTGGCACAGGTGCTATCGCGTTAGCATTAGCATCGGAGCTTTCCTCTATTTGTCAAAAACGACAAATTTCATTAGAAATAATTGGTGTTGATCTTATGCCCGATGTTGTGGCCTTAGCCCAATCCAATGCAGAAAGAAATAAGCTAAATGTACAATTTTTGCAGAGCCGTTGGTTTGAAAATATAACAGGACAGTTTGATCTTATCGTCAGCAACCCGCCTTATATTGATGAATGGGATGAACATTTACGTCAAGGCGATGTGCGTTTTGAACCTCTTTCTGCATTAGTTGCCAATGATGCGGGTTATGCTGATTTACGTCATATTATTGAATCAGCGCCAAGTTATTTGAATTCTAATGGCGCATTATTGCTTGAACACGGATGGCAACAAGGCGAAAAAGTGCGGTCAATTTTCCTAGAAAATCATTGGGAAATGGTTGAAACCGTGCGTGATTATGGCGACAATGAGCGCGTCACTTTAGGTTTTTGGAAGAAGTAA
- a CDS encoding SirB1 family protein: protein MKYYRRALYDQFVHFYNTISDDGSSEAQIRGKIGGLVRRARKEISPDWPKEEQIHQLLQLFYGDWGFHCDSEEYFYARNLYLPYVLEHRKGMPVTLGAIVLYLAEVLDLPIYPVNFPTQLILRAEVRDEVAFIDPWDGTYISQEKLQQLYEGAFGFGVQIQPEELDRADLSLLYSRFEQLAKNALIREEHNDMAYRYIENLLIGNDEDPYHIRDRGLVLAQMGAYPSALKDLEFFVERCPEDPTAALIRTQLLELKGEIDKDSFALH, encoded by the coding sequence ATGAAATATTATCGACGTGCGTTATACGATCAATTTGTGCATTTTTATAATACTATCTCAGATGATGGATCATCAGAAGCGCAAATTCGGGGAAAAATTGGCGGGCTTGTACGTCGAGCACGTAAAGAAATTTCGCCAGATTGGCCGAAAGAAGAGCAAATTCATCAGTTATTACAGCTATTTTATGGTGATTGGGGCTTTCATTGTGATTCAGAAGAGTATTTCTATGCACGCAATTTATATTTGCCTTATGTGTTGGAGCATCGCAAAGGAATGCCAGTGACGCTTGGGGCAATTGTACTTTATTTAGCCGAGGTATTGGATTTGCCGATTTACCCGGTAAATTTCCCAACACAGCTCATTTTACGTGCAGAAGTAAGAGATGAAGTGGCTTTTATTGATCCTTGGGATGGCACTTATATATCGCAAGAAAAATTACAGCAACTTTATGAAGGGGCATTTGGTTTTGGTGTGCAAATTCAACCTGAAGAACTTGATAGAGCCGATCTTTCTTTACTTTATTCTCGTTTTGAGCAATTGGCGAAGAATGCGCTCATCCGCGAAGAACATAACGACATGGCATACCGTTATATTGAGAATTTACTGATTGGCAATGATGAAGATCCTTATCACATCCGTGATCGCGGTTTAGTTTTAGCTCAGATGGGTGCCTATCCTTCAGCATTGAAAGATTTAGAATTTTTTGTGGAACGTTGTCCGGAAGACCCAACTGCGGCTTTAATCCGAACTCAACTTTTAGAACTTAAGGGCGAGATTGATAAAGATTCTTTTGCCCTCCATTGA
- the kdsA gene encoding 3-deoxy-8-phosphooctulonate synthase translates to MQNKIVKIGNIDVANDKPFVLFGGMNVLESRDMAMQVCEAYVKVTEKLGVPYVFKASFDKANRSSIHSYRGPGMEEGLKIFQELKDTFGVKIITDVHEIYQCQPVADVVDIIQLPAFLARQTDLVEAMAKTGAVINVKKPQFLSPGQMGNIVEKIEECGNDKIILCDRGTNFGYDNLIVDMLGFSVMKKASKGSPVIFDVTHSLQCRDPFGAASGGRRAQVTELARSGLAVGIAGLFLEAHPNPNQAKCDGPSALPLSALEGFVSQMKAIDDLVKSFPELDTSI, encoded by the coding sequence ATGCAAAATAAAATTGTAAAAATTGGCAATATTGATGTTGCAAATGACAAACCTTTCGTGCTTTTTGGTGGAATGAACGTACTTGAAAGTCGTGATATGGCGATGCAAGTCTGTGAAGCTTATGTGAAAGTGACGGAGAAACTTGGCGTGCCTTATGTGTTTAAAGCTTCTTTTGACAAAGCGAATCGTTCATCTATTCATTCTTACCGTGGCCCAGGTATGGAAGAAGGCTTAAAAATTTTCCAAGAATTAAAAGATACGTTCGGTGTAAAAATTATTACCGATGTACATGAAATCTATCAATGTCAGCCTGTTGCTGATGTTGTAGATATTATTCAACTTCCAGCCTTTTTGGCACGTCAAACAGATCTCGTTGAAGCGATGGCAAAAACAGGCGCAGTGATTAATGTTAAAAAACCACAATTTTTAAGCCCGGGTCAAATGGGTAATATTGTGGAAAAAATCGAAGAATGTGGTAATGATAAAATCATTCTTTGTGATCGTGGAACAAACTTTGGATACGATAATTTAATTGTGGATATGCTTGGCTTCAGCGTCATGAAAAAAGCATCTAAGGGCAGCCCAGTTATTTTTGATGTAACCCATTCACTTCAATGCCGTGATCCATTTGGGGCTGCATCAGGTGGCCGTCGCGCACAAGTAACCGAATTAGCGCGCTCAGGTTTAGCAGTAGGCATTGCAGGTTTATTCTTAGAAGCGCATCCAAATCCAAATCAAGCGAAATGTGATGGCCCTTCTGCCTTGCCTCTTTCTGCTCTTGAAGGCTTTGTATCTCAAATGAAAGCGATCGATGATTTAGTAAAATCTTTCCCAGAATTGGATACCTCAATCTAA
- a CDS encoding IS3 family transposase, with product MPRSSFFESFFAILKSECFYSRTYHSIAELQTEIEEYLS from the coding sequence ATGCCTCGCTCAAGCTTTTTTGAAAGTTTTTTTGCAATATTAAAATCAGAGTGCTTTTATTCTCGGACTTATCATTCAATTGCTGAATTACAGACTGAAATCGAAGAATATTTAAGTTAA